The following are encoded together in the Poseidonibacter lekithochrous genome:
- the arsD gene encoding arsenite efflux transporter metallochaperone ArsD, translating to MKILKIYDPAMCCPTGVCGTDVDTRLVQLANFLNTLDKSKFEVNRFGLTTEPGEYVANSEVARILKEEGVDSLPLFFVDDELVFSKDYPSVPQLSSKLGLASFVAKF from the coding sequence ATGAAAATATTAAAAATATATGACCCAGCTATGTGTTGTCCAACTGGTGTATGTGGTACAGATGTTGATACAAGATTAGTTCAACTAGCAAACTTTTTAAATACACTTGATAAATCAAAATTTGAAGTGAATAGATTTGGACTTACTACTGAACCTGGTGAGTATGTAGCAAATTCTGAAGTTGCTAGAATATTAAAAGAAGAGGGTGTTGATTCTCTTCCTTTATTTTTTGTAGATGATGAACTTGTATTTTCAAAAGATTATCCATCAGTTCCACAATTAAGCTCAAAGCTTGGGCTAGCTTCTTTTGTAGCAAAATTCTAA
- the arsA gene encoding arsenical pump-driving ATPase: MKNLLSKIPQFLFFTGKGGVGKTSMSCAISVALADEGKKVLLISTDPASNLDEVLNTKLKSTPVQVNKVNNLFAMNINPVVAANEYKEKMVGPYRGILPAEAINQMEEQLSGACTVEIAGFNEFSKYVGDEDIVSSYDHIILDTAPTGHTLRLLALPSAWNDFIADNQTGSSCLGPVSGLSEYKKLYDNVVENLKDKEKTLLILVSRAEKLSLLEASNASDELKQQGMKNQHLVINGVFKSTDEDEISKAFSLKSKEAISSISSNLQNIDNTEIGFYPNGVVGVKSLRSIVDEEIAGEFEGVKEALSSALEISLHGVNSWENLIKSFEADKSGLIMTMGKGGVGKTTIASMIASTLAKRGHKVTLSTTDPAAHLEYIQQDNENLIIEKIDPKVETKRHVDDVISKNVNKLSADDMALLKEELSSPCIEEIAIFEAFAKTVAKATDRFVVLDTAPTGHTLLLLDASSAYHKEVLKNSNNEIGDELTSLIPRIKDNKFTKILLVSLAEATPTHEAKDLQDDLKRAGITPFSWVVNRSFALTNSSNNLLCQKGLNELKYINEIKNDLSSNLVLSPWIAQEINNEETLNKLI; this comes from the coding sequence ATGAAAAATTTACTTTCAAAAATACCTCAATTTCTTTTCTTCACTGGAAAAGGAGGGGTTGGTAAAACATCTATGTCATGTGCTATATCTGTTGCCTTAGCTGATGAAGGTAAAAAAGTATTATTAATCTCAACTGACCCTGCATCAAATCTTGATGAGGTATTAAATACAAAATTAAAATCAACACCTGTTCAAGTAAATAAAGTGAATAACTTATTTGCAATGAATATTAATCCAGTTGTTGCTGCAAATGAATATAAAGAGAAAATGGTAGGGCCTTATAGAGGTATTTTACCTGCTGAAGCTATTAATCAAATGGAAGAGCAACTAAGTGGGGCTTGTACTGTTGAGATTGCAGGATTTAATGAGTTTTCAAAATATGTAGGAGATGAAGATATTGTTTCATCTTATGACCATATTATTTTAGATACTGCTCCTACTGGACATACTTTAAGACTTTTAGCATTACCTTCTGCTTGGAATGATTTTATTGCTGATAATCAAACTGGATCTTCTTGTTTAGGACCAGTATCTGGACTTTCTGAATATAAGAAACTATATGATAATGTAGTTGAGAATTTAAAAGATAAAGAAAAAACACTTCTTATTTTAGTTTCACGTGCTGAGAAATTATCACTTTTAGAAGCTAGTAATGCAAGTGATGAGTTAAAACAACAAGGTATGAAAAATCAACATTTAGTAATAAATGGAGTATTTAAAAGTACTGATGAAGATGAAATCTCAAAAGCTTTCTCTTTAAAATCAAAAGAAGCTATTTCTTCAATTTCTTCAAACCTACAAAACATAGATAACACAGAAATAGGTTTTTACCCAAATGGTGTTGTTGGCGTTAAAAGTTTAAGAAGTATAGTAGACGAAGAAATTGCAGGTGAATTTGAAGGGGTAAAAGAGGCTTTATCTTCTGCTTTAGAAATTTCACTTCATGGAGTTAATTCATGGGAAAATTTAATCAAATCTTTTGAAGCTGATAAAAGTGGTTTGATTATGACTATGGGAAAAGGTGGAGTAGGTAAAACTACTATTGCTTCTATGATTGCTTCAACTTTAGCTAAAAGAGGGCATAAAGTTACTCTTTCAACTACAGATCCAGCGGCACATTTAGAGTATATTCAACAAGACAATGAAAATCTAATTATTGAAAAAATTGACCCAAAAGTTGAAACTAAAAGACATGTTGATGATGTGATTTCTAAAAATGTGAATAAGTTAAGTGCTGATGATATGGCTTTATTAAAAGAAGAGTTAAGCTCTCCTTGTATTGAAGAGATAGCAATTTTTGAAGCCTTTGCTAAAACAGTTGCAAAAGCTACAGATAGATTTGTAGTACTTGATACTGCTCCAACTGGACATACTTTACTTTTACTTGATGCTTCAAGTGCATATCATAAAGAAGTTCTAAAAAATTCTAATAATGAAATTGGGGATGAATTAACATCATTAATTCCTAGAATTAAAGATAATAAATTTACTAAGATTTTATTAGTATCTCTTGCTGAAGCTACTCCTACTCATGAAGCAAAAGATTTACAAGATGATCTAAAAAGAGCTGGGATTACTCCTTTTTCTTGGGTTGTAAATAGAAGTTTTGCACTTACAAATAGTTCAAATAATCTTTTATGTCAAAAAGGTTTAAATGAATTAAAATATATAAATGAAATTAAAAATGATTTATCTTCAAATCTAGTTCTTTCACCTTGGATTGCTCAAGAAATTAATAATGAAGAGACTTTAAATAAACTAATATAA